Proteins co-encoded in one Nicotiana sylvestris chromosome 7, ASM39365v2, whole genome shotgun sequence genomic window:
- the LOC104236309 gene encoding trihelix transcription factor DF1 codes for MDSGSIYSNMGHGMLGLEMSLHHQIPKHMQQQQQQLPTHPQPQPPPPPHPIVSYGHQETENQQQQQQQQSLRQGLPFNKAKNQSLTFSDDDDNNSVEDGKKSKTCPWQRMKWTDNMVRLLIMVVYYIGDEVGSEVNNNNNDTYNSKKKGGGSVGVLQKKGKWKSVSRAMMERGFYVSPQQCEDKFNDLNKRYKRVNDILGKGTACRVVENQNLLETMDHLTQKMKEEVKKLLNSKHLFFREMCAYHNSCGHNNTSTGGGSDIGNVQLSTEMAVEANSQAQKRCLHSSENARIEVHLEEGTKMAKGKSVDDDQEDDDEDEDEDEEDDEDELSGARGHDNHHSHEYDDDMDERSRKRQRKSGSLSPMVQQLSSELANVIQDGGRSSIEKRQWLKTRMVQLEEQHVGYLCQAFELQKQRLKWEKFTSKKEREMEKEKLINERKKLENERMVLLLRQKELELLDFHQHQNHNRNSDPSSVTG; via the coding sequence atgGATTCTGGTAGTATATATTCAAATATGGGTCATGGTATGTTAGGACTAGAAATGTCACTACACCATCAAATCCCTAAACAcatgcagcaacaacaacaacaactcccTACCCACCCCCAACCccaacccccacccccaccccaccctaTAGTTTCCTATGGACATCAAGAAACTgaaaaccaacaacaacaacaacaacaacaatcttTGAGACAAGGTTTGCCATTTAACAAGGCTAAAAATCAAAGCTTGACATTTAGTGATGATGATGATAACAACAGTGTTGAAGATGGGAAGAAGAGTAAAACTTGTCCTTGGCAAAGAATGAAGTGGACTGATAATATGGTAAGGTTATTAATTATGGTTGTTTATTATATTGGTGATGAAGTTGGTTCTgaagtaaataataataataatgatactTATAATAGTAAGAAAAAAGGTGGTGGTAGTGTAGGGGTTTTGCAAAAAAAAGGAAAGTGGAAATCAGTTTCAAGAGCAATGATGGAGAGGGGATTTTATGTATCACCACAACAATGTGAAGATAAATTCAATGATTTGAATAAGAGGTATAAAAGGGTtaatgatattcttggaaaagggaCAGCTTGTAGAGTTGTGGAGAACCAAAATTTGCTTGAAACAATGGATCATTTAACacaaaaaatgaaagaagaagttAAGAAATTGTTGAATTCTAAGCACTTGTTTTTTAGGGAAATGTGTGCTTATCATAATAGTTGTGGTCATAATAACACTAGTACTGGCGGTGGTAGTGATATTGGAAATGTTCAACTTTCGACGGAAATGGCTGTTGAGGCTAATTCTCAAGCTCAGAAGAGGTGCTTACATTCGTCAGAAAATGCAAGAATTGAGGTTCATTTAGAAGAAGGGACTAAAATGGCTAAAGGGAAAAGTGTAGACGATGATCAAGAAGACGATGATGAGGACGAGGATGAAGATGAGGAGGACGACGAAGATGAGTTGAGTGGTGCAAGAGGACATGACAATCACCATAGCCACGAATACGACGATGACATGGATGAAAGATCAAGAAAGAGGCAACGAAAGTCAGGTTCCTTATCACCAATGGTACAACAATTGAGTTCAGAATTAGCTAATGTAATTCAAGATGGAGGGAGGAGTTCAATTGAGAAGAGACAATGGTTGAAAACTAGAATGGTACAATTGGAGGAACAACATGTTGGCTATTTATGTCAAGCATTTGAGCTACAAAAGCAAAGATTGAAATGGGAGAAATTTACaagcaagaaggaaagggaaatgGAGAAAGAGAAGCTTATAAATGAGAGGAAAAAATTGGAGAATGAAAGAATGGTGCTTTTACTTAGGCAAAAAGAGCTTGAACTACTTGATTTTCATCAGCATCAGAATCATAATAGAAATAGTGATCCTTCTTCTGTAACaggatga
- the LOC138874112 gene encoding uncharacterized protein, producing MTSNIAESLNAVTKEAKELPIFDLLEYMRTLLERWTKEKLLKAKGTFTYLGYKFNKELDDNNTLSQKLRVWASTDHIHTVLDGVKRYIVCLENKKCSCGQFQLDELPCAHALAALRHRKETYKNYCSPYYTRKSLLLTYKMPVNPLPDENKWDVPQHILDEVVKPPAGDKRQPGRLHKERYKTFDEIKSKKYKVSCGNCGGEGHNKRTCKNAPKKK from the exons ATGACATCAAACATTGCCGAGTCGTTGAACGCTGTAACAAAAGAGGCAAAAGAGCTGCCAATATTTGATCTATTAGAGTATATGAGGACGCTTCTTGAACGTTGGACGAAAGAGAAGTTATTGAAGGCAAAGGGTACTTTCACATACCTTGGGTACAAATTCAACAAAGAATTGGATGACAACAATACATTATCTCAGAAACTAAGG GTGTGGGCTTCAACAGATCATATACATACTGTGTTAGATGGTGTGAAGCGGTATATTGTGTGTCTAGAAAACAAGAAATGTAGCTGCGGacaattccaacttgatgaacttCCATGTGCGCATGCTTTGGCAGCATTAAGGCACAGGAAGGAAACATACAAAAACTATTGCTCTCCGTATTACACAAGGAAGAGCCTTCTGCTTACCTATAAAATGCCAGTAAATCCTCTTCCTGATGAAAACAAATGGGATGTGCCACAACATATTTTGGATGAGGTAGTAAAGCCACCGGCGGGAGATAAAAGGCAGCCAGGGAGACTTCACAAGGAAAGATATAAAACATTTGATGAAATAAAGTCAAAAAAGTACAAGGTGTCATGTGGAAATTGTGGAggtgaagggcataacaaaagaaCTTGCAAGAATGCGCCCAAAAAGAAATGA
- the LOC138874113 gene encoding uncharacterized protein, translating to MIVPKYCDPKIVYTPKEIQTDMLSEHGLNLSYMQAWRAKEKALQFLRGNPSDSYNKLPKYFYILEETYPGSVVKLKKAACDCFLYAFIALCTSISGWQHCRPVVMVDGTFLKSAYRGIMLTASTMDAASTIFPLAYVVVDSENDASWKWFFEQFKEAYGERPSMCVVSDRNESILKATSIVYPGMPHYSCMRHIWTNIRSKFKKGHLQLHELYFATTRSYTLDEFNERMLKIEEVDPRVKSYLYFIGYHR from the exons ATGATCGTTCCAAAGTATTGTGATCCTAAGATTGTTTACACACCAAAGGAGATACAAACTGACATGTTATCCGAACATGGACTGAAcctaagctacatgcaagcatggagagccaaggaaaaggctttacagtttttgagagggaatCCGTCTGACTCCTATAACAAATTacccaaatatttttatattcttgaggAGACTTATCCTGGTTCTGTTGTTAAATTGAAGAAGGCAGCATGTGATTGTTTCTTATACGCATTTATTGCTCTTTGTACATCAATAAGTGGTTGGCAACATTGTAGGCCAGTAGTAATGGTTGATGGGACATTCTTAAAGTCAGCCTACAGGGGGATTATGCTTACAGCAAGCACCATGGATGCAGCAA GTACTATATTTCCCTTGGCATATGTTGTGGTTGATTCTGAAAACGACGCGTCTTGGAagtggttctttgagcaattcaaggaGGCATATGGTGAAAGACCTTCAATGTGTGTTGTTTCAGATAGGAATGAGAGTATACTGAAGGCAACATCAATTGTCTATCCGGGCATGCCACACTACTCTTGCATGCGacatatttggacaaatataaggTCCAAATTCAAGAAGGGACATTTACAATTACATGAATTGTACTTTGCTACAACACGGTCATACACTctggatgaatttaatgaaaggatgttGAAGATTGAAGAGGTAGACCCGCGTGTGAAATCTTACCTATATTTTATTGGCTATCATAGATAG